A portion of the Channa argus isolate prfri chromosome 19, Channa argus male v1.0, whole genome shotgun sequence genome contains these proteins:
- the myom1b gene encoding myomesin-1 isoform X4, whose protein sequence is MNEDSLMHPPEFVIKPRSHTVWEKQCVRLHCTVSGWPDPRVVWYKNNVAIDPLTNPGKYNLESRYNVHSLEINRCDFDDTAQYRVSAMNSKGEQSAFASIVVKRFKGEVDEYLPKPRLGPVSEYGITFQTHIVDKFGVSFGREGETMSLGCTVVIYPALHRYQPEVQWYRDDVLLSPSKWHHMHWSGDRATLTFTHLNKEDEGLYTLRVTTKSGYETYSAYVFVRDADAEVEGAPSAPLDVRCLDANKDYIIVTWKQPAVDGGNSILGYFVDRCEVGTTHWIQCNDTPVKFARFPVTGLVEGRSYFFRVRAVNKIGMSRPSRVSEPVAAMDPADRARMRGTSAPWTGQIIVTEEEPAEGVVPGRPRELQVTEATKNYLVLSWKPPGEKGLEGVMYYVEKCVSGTDSWQRVNTEIPVKSPRFALFDLAEGKSYSFRVRCCNSAGVGEPSEPTEPTTVGDKLDIPSAPGKVIPTRNTDTSVVVSWEASRDAKELVGYYIEGRIVSSNEWEPCNNKPVNATRFTCHGLTTGEKYVFRVRAVNAAGLSQFSQESEPVEVKAAIGGGIPHGVLPEMGLRGNMCQLTEHRPRWTGTHETVQSPPDTMQKCNKKAQADTEAREGCRAASSGLTVLDPVERQSSGVKRGFVSWAPGLAKELVSESVSDSVFNSLTDIVTVQHLDPVTAEIQDQAAETAEKSEAGQACKFYVDASANRDTERPKREWTAAPTPPYGITVLECVRDAMVLAWKQPTFIGGADITGYFVDYREVTDGVPGKWYEGNIRPVSERAYRVSDLKENRKYQFQVRASNIAGVGLPSLPSDTFLCEEWTIAVPGPPHDLQLRDVRSDSVVLLWKPPIYQGRNPVNGYYVDIKEADSPEEAWRGVNNNATEKTFIKIKNLKEGETFVFRVRAQNKAGVGKTSDVTEPVQALTKPGTKEIVVDVDDDGIISLNFECCDLTPDSKFVWSKNYEEITDTSRLTTETKGNKSKAVFNTLGEEDIGIYSCLVTHTDGASSSYNLSEEELKKLLEISHDHKFPIIPLKSELAVELLEKGRVRFWLQAEKISANGKVDYVFNDNVLSQGEKYKMNFDKNTGVIEMIMESLTSADEGTFTFQLQDGKATNQSSLVLIGDVFKGLQKESEFQRKEYFRKQGPHFIEYLGYEVTPECCVLLKCKVGNIKKETSAHWYKDGHEIKADEHLGFTEGVLKLEIAQISKKDSGVYEVVLKDDRGQDTSKLNLKDQGFKDLMNEVFNFIANSSTPLKITSTEEGIRLYTFVSYYNDLLQVTWHYKDSAIAFSERIKSGVVGEQLWLQIKDPTEKDMGKYAIEFYDGKGGLRRSVELGGQAFDDAFAEFQRLKAAAVAERNRARVAGGLPDVVTIQEGKALNLTCNISGDPMPEVTWLKNDREITSDDHCILKFESGKFASFTITGVNTADTGKYSILVKNKYGTESGDFTLEVTECTPDLGVTSYWTDAEGNVVYGPNSPREMMKTAVTGTKKQKRKESLIKNLGMKRVEDERKERKSEDLAVQKDEEKVSAAAELRASDLEQTKDVKEEIDQSNVTEQPELQAAIPPDTQPENIE, encoded by the exons ATGAACGAAGACAGCCTGATGCATCCCCCAGAATTTGTGATTAAACCTCGCTCCCACACTGTGTGGGAGAAGCAGTGTGTGCGGCTGCATTGCACTGTCAGCGGCTGGCCAGACCCACGAGTCGTCTG GTACAAAAACAATGTGGCAATTGACCCACTTACCAACCCTGGCAAGTATAATCTTGAGAGCAGATACAACGTGCATTCACTGGAAATTAACAG ATGTGATTTTGATGATACAGCACAGTATCGCGTCTCTGCCATGAACTCCAAAGGGGAGCAGTCTGCATTTGCCTCCATCGTTGTTAAGA GGTTCAAAGGGGAAGTTGATGAATACCTGCCAAAACCCAGAC tTGGCCCAGTGTCTGAATATGGCATCACCTTCCAGACTCACATTGTTGATAAGTTTGGTGTGTCATTTGGAAGAGAGGGGGAGACAATGAGTCTGGGGTGTACGGTTGTCATCTACCCTGCCCTGCATCGCTACCAGCCAGAGGTCCAGTGGTACAGAGATG ATGTTCTTCTGTCTCCTTCTAAATGGCACCACATGCACTGGAGTGGAGACCGAGCCACGCTGACGTTCACACACCTCAACAAAGAGGATGAGGGACTCTACACCCTGCGGGTCACAACCAAGTCGGGTTATGAAACCTACTCAGCCTATGTCTTTGTCAGAG ATGCTGATGCTGAAGTTGAGGGAGCTCCTTCTGCTCCTCTGGACGTTCGCTGTCTCGATGCCAACAAAGATTACATCATTGTCACGTGGAAGCAGCCAGCTGTCGATGGTGGCAACTCCATTCTGGGCTACTTTGTGGACAG ATGTGAGGTTGGAACCACCCACTGGATCCAGTGCAACGACACACCTGTTAAGTTTGCGCGTTTCCCTGTCACTGGCTTGGTCGAGGGCCGTTCTTATTTCTTCCGTGTGCGTGCTGTCAACAAGATTGGCATGAGTCGCCCGTCCAGAGTGTCTGAACCAGTAGCTGCCATGGATCCAGCTGACCGCGCCCGAATGAGAG GTACTTCTGCTCCCTGGACCGGCCAAATCATTGTCACAGAGGAGGAGCCTGCAG AGGGTGTTGTTCCTGGCAGACCCCGGGAACTGCAGGTGACAGAGGCAACCAAGAACTATTTGGTGCTGAGCTGGAAGCCACCTGGGGAGAAAGGCCTTGAGGGTGTCATGTATTATGTGGAAAAG tgtgtctcTGGCACAGACAGCTGGCAGAGGGTGAACACAGAGATCCCAGTCAAGTCTCCTCGCTTTGCTCTGTTCGACCTCGCCGAGGGGAAATCCTACAGCTTCCGCGTCCGCTGCTGCAACTCTGCTGGTGTTGGTGAACCCTCTGAGCCGACCGAGCCCACCACAGTTGGAGACAAGCTTg ATATCCCATCTGCCCCAGGCAAAGTCATTCCCACGAGAAACACAGACACGTCAGTTGTTGTGTCCTGGGAAGCATCTCGAGATGCCAAAGAGTTGGTGGGATACTACATAGAGGGAAGAATTGTGAGCAGCAATGAGTGGGAGCCATGCAACAACAAGCCAGTAAATGCTACCAG GTTCACCTGCCACGGTCTGACAACAGGAGAGAAGTACGTGTTCAGGGTGAGAGCTGTCAACGCTGCAGGGCTCAGCCAGTTCTCCCAGGAGTCTGAGCCTGTGGAGGTGAAAGCTGCAATTG GGGGCGGCATCCCTCATGGTGTGTTGCCAGAGATGGGGCTGAGGGGTAATATGTGCCAACTAACCGAGCACAGGCCACGCTGGACGGGCACGCATGAAACTGTCCAGTCCCCCCCTGACACTATGCAAAAGTGCAATAAAAAAGCTCAGGCTGACACTGAAGCCAGGGAGGGGTGCAGGGCTGCTAGCTCAGGGCTCACAGTGCTCGACCCTGTGGAGAGGCAAAGCAGTGGGGTCAAAAGAGGCTTTGTGTCCTGGGCACCTGGCCTGGCCAAAGAACTGGTCTCAGAGTCTGTGTCAGATTCAGTTTTCAACTCACTTACCGACATAGTCACAGTTCAACATTTAGACCCAGTCACTGCTGAGATTCAGGATCAGGCTGCTGAGACAGCCGAAAAGTCTGAAGCTGGGCAGGCATGTAAGTTCTATGTAGATGCTTCTGCTAATCGGGACACAGAGAGGCCCAAGAGAGAATGGACAG CCGCCCCTACTCCACCCTATGGCATCACTGTCCTGGAGTGTGTGCGTGACGCCATGGTGCTGGCCTGGAAACAGCCAACCTTTATTGGAGGGGCTGACATTACCGGCTACTTTGTGGATTACCGTGAGGTGACCGATGGCGTGCCGGGGAAGTGGTACGAGGGCAACATTAGACCTGTCAGCGAGAGGGCGTATAGA gtgtCCGACCTGAAGGAGAACAGGAAGTACCAGTTCCAGGTGCGAGCGTCCAACATAGCAGGTGTTGGCCTCCCATCACTGCCCAGTGATACCTTCCTCTGTGAGGAGTGGACCATTGCTGTACCAG GACCTCCTCATGATCTGCAGCTAAGAGATGTGCGAAGTGACTCCGTGGTGTTGCTGTGGAAGCCACCCATTTACCAGGGACGCAATCCGGTTAACGGCTACTACGTTGACATCAAGGAAGCGGACTCACCTGAGGAGGCGTGGAGAGGGGTCAATAACAACGCAACGGAGAAGACGTTCATCAAG aTAAAGAATCTGAAAGAGGGGGAGACGTTTGTGTTCCGTGTGCGCGCTCAGAATAAagctggtgttggaaaaactTCAGACGTCACAGAGCCAGTTCAAGCTCTGACCAAACCAG gcacCAAGGAGATAGTTGtggatgttgatgatgatggtaTCATCTCCCTGAACTTTGAATGCTGCGACCTGACTCCTGACTCTAAATTTGTGTGGTCcaagaattatgaggaaatcaCAGACACTTCCCGCTTAACTACTGAGACCAAGGGAAACAA gtCAAAAGCTGTTTTCAACACACTAGGGGAGGAGGACATTGGCATTTATTCCTGTCTCGTCACTCACACTGACGGGGCTTCGTCTAGTTACAATCTCTCTGAGGAAG AGCTGAAAAAGCTGCTGGAGATCAGCCATGACCATAAATTCCCCA TTATTCCCCTGAAGTCGGAGTTGGCTGTGGAGCTGCTGGAAAAGGGCAGAGTTCGCTTTTGGCTGCAGGCCGAGAAAATTTCAGCTAACGGAAAAGTGGATTACGTGTTCAATGATAATGTTCTGTCTCAGGGGGAG AAATATAAGATGAACTTCGACAAGAACACCGGTGTTATTGAGATGATCATGGAGTCTTTGACCTCGGCTGATGAGGGCACCTTCACCTTCCAGCTGCAGGATGGGAAAGCTACAAACCAGTCCAGCTTGGTACTGATAGGAGACG tgttCAAGGGGCTGCAGAAGGAATCAGAGTTCCAGAGGAAAGAATATTTCAGAAAGCAAG GCCCTCACTTCATTGAGTATTTGGGTTATGAGGTGACACCAGAATGCTGCGTTTTGCTAAAATGCAAG GTTGGCAACATAAAGAAGGAGACCTCTGCACACTGGTACAAAGATGGACACGAGATCAAAGCAGACGAGCACCTGGGCTTCACAGAGGGGGTGCTAAAGCTGGAAATAGCTCAG ATTTCCAAGAAGGATTCTGGTGTGTATGAAGTTGTTCTGAAGGATGATAGAGGACAGGATACTTCCAAGTTGAATTTGAAAGACCAAG GTTTCAAAGATTTGATGAATGAAGTTTTCAATTTTATTG CCAATTCCTCCACTCCACTGAAGATCACAAGCACAGAAGAAGGCATCCGACTCTACACCTTCGTCAGCTACTACAATGATTTACTCCAAGTGACATGGCACTACAA GGATTCAGCCATTGCCTTCTCTGAACGTATAAAGAGCGGTGTGGTGGGGGAGCAGTTGTGGCTTCAGATCAAAGATCCCACAGAAAAAGACATGGGCAAATATGCCATTGAGTTCTACGATGGAAAGGGGGGTCTGAGGAGGTCGGTGGAGCTGGGTGGTCAAG CATTTGATGACGCCTTTGCAGAATTCCAGAGACTCAA agctgctgctgttgcagagAGAA ACCGTGCTCGAGTAGCTGGGGGGCTTCCTGATGTGGTCACCATCCAAGAGGGCAAG GCTCTCAATCTCACCTGCAACATTTCCGGCGACCCAATGCCAGAGGTCACCTGGTTGAAGAACGACAGGGAGATCACATCGGATGACCACTGCATCCTGAAGTTTGAGTCTGGCAAGTTTGCCAGCTTCACCATCACCGGTGTGAATACAGCAGACACCGGCAAGTACAGCATCCTGGTGAAGAACAAGTACGGCACAGAGAGCGGGGACTTCACC CTCGAGGTCACAGAGTGTACACCTGACTTGGGAGTGACTTCATATTGGACTGATGCAGAAGGAAATGTGGTGTATGGTCCAAACTCCCCAAGGGAAATGATGAAAACCGCAGTCACTGGAACAAAAAAGCAGAAGCGAAAGG AATCTCTAATTAAGAACCTTGGCATGAAAAGGGTTGAAGacgagaggaaggagaggaaaagTGAGGACTTAGCAGTGCAAAAAGATGAGGAGAAGgtttctgctgcagcagaacTGAGAGCTTCTGATCTGGAGCAAACTAAGGATGTAAAAGAAGAGATTGATCAGTCAAACGTCACTGAGCAGCCTGAACTACAAGCCGCGATTCCACCTGACACACAGCCAGAAAACATTGAGTAA
- the myom1b gene encoding myomesin-1 isoform X1, with product MSGSIPFYQKHHRHYDRGYRSRETESKMSQYRSSSRYTADSRSRGLNVSSHSGLEESRLSPLPKRPKPTYLAVDKENQIIGYVVPIFRGSQEFATGLSDTEEKRVRDTAAYMANRDLFTSGLEMERSEQISRKDAMRVSAERISQNKRIHEHEEHLKRMNEDSLMHPPEFVIKPRSHTVWEKQCVRLHCTVSGWPDPRVVWYKNNVAIDPLTNPGKYNLESRYNVHSLEINRCDFDDTAQYRVSAMNSKGEQSAFASIVVKRFKGEVDEYLPKPRLGPVSEYGITFQTHIVDKFGVSFGREGETMSLGCTVVIYPALHRYQPEVQWYRDDVLLSPSKWHHMHWSGDRATLTFTHLNKEDEGLYTLRVTTKSGYETYSAYVFVRDADAEVEGAPSAPLDVRCLDANKDYIIVTWKQPAVDGGNSILGYFVDRCEVGTTHWIQCNDTPVKFARFPVTGLVEGRSYFFRVRAVNKIGMSRPSRVSEPVAAMDPADRARMRGTSAPWTGQIIVTEEEPAEGVVPGRPRELQVTEATKNYLVLSWKPPGEKGLEGVMYYVEKCVSGTDSWQRVNTEIPVKSPRFALFDLAEGKSYSFRVRCCNSAGVGEPSEPTEPTTVGDKLDIPSAPGKVIPTRNTDTSVVVSWEASRDAKELVGYYIEGRIVSSNEWEPCNNKPVNATRFTCHGLTTGEKYVFRVRAVNAAGLSQFSQESEPVEVKAAIGGGIPHGVLPEMGLRGNMCQLTEHRPRWTGTHETVQSPPDTMQKCNKKAQADTEAREGCRAASSGLTVLDPVERQSSGVKRGFVSWAPGLAKELVSESVSDSVFNSLTDIVTVQHLDPVTAEIQDQAAETAEKSEAGQACKFYVDASANRDTERPKREWTAAPTPPYGITVLECVRDAMVLAWKQPTFIGGADITGYFVDYREVTDGVPGKWYEGNIRPVSERAYRVSDLKENRKYQFQVRASNIAGVGLPSLPSDTFLCEEWTIAVPGPPHDLQLRDVRSDSVVLLWKPPIYQGRNPVNGYYVDIKEADSPEEAWRGVNNNATEKTFIKIKNLKEGETFVFRVRAQNKAGVGKTSDVTEPVQALTKPGTKEIVVDVDDDGIISLNFECCDLTPDSKFVWSKNYEEITDTSRLTTETKGNKSKAVFNTLGEEDIGIYSCLVTHTDGASSSYNLSEEELKKLLEISHDHKFPIIPLKSELAVELLEKGRVRFWLQAEKISANGKVDYVFNDNVLSQGEKYKMNFDKNTGVIEMIMESLTSADEGTFTFQLQDGKATNQSSLVLIGDVFKGLQKESEFQRKEYFRKQGPHFIEYLGYEVTPECCVLLKCKVGNIKKETSAHWYKDGHEIKADEHLGFTEGVLKLEIAQISKKDSGVYEVVLKDDRGQDTSKLNLKDQGFKDLMNEVFNFIANSSTPLKITSTEEGIRLYTFVSYYNDLLQVTWHYKDSAIAFSERIKSGVVGEQLWLQIKDPTEKDMGKYAIEFYDGKGGLRRSVELGGQAFDDAFAEFQRLKAAAVAERNRARVAGGLPDVVTIQEGKALNLTCNISGDPMPEVTWLKNDREITSDDHCILKFESGKFASFTITGVNTADTGKYSILVKNKYGTESGDFTLEVTECTPDLGVTSYWTDAEGNVVYGPNSPREMMKTAVTGTKKQKRKESLIKNLGMKRVEDERKERKSEDLAVQKDEEKVSAAAELRASDLEQTKDVKEEIDQSNVTEQPELQAAIPPDTQPENIE from the exons ATGTCTGGATCTATACCATTCTACCAGAAGCACCATCGCCACTATGACCGTGGCTATCGCAGCAGGGAAACTGAGTCTAAAATGAGCCAGTACCGGTCCAGCAGCAGATACACTGCTGACAGCAGAAGCAGAGg ACTTAATGTGTCTTCACATTCTGGGCTTGAGGAGAGCAGACTGAGCCCCCTGCCCAAAAGACCAAAGCCAACTTACTTGGCTGTGGATAAAGAGAACCAAATCATCGGCTATGTAGTGCCTATCTTCAGGGGCAG TCAAGAGTTTGCTACAGGACTTTCAGATACAGAGGAGAAAAGGGTGAGGGACACAGCTGCATACATGGCCAACAGGGATTTGTTCACCAGTGGTCTGGAGATGGAGAGGTCAGAACAGATCTCCAGGAAGGATGCCATGCGCGTGTCAGCTGAACGCATTTCCCAGAACAAAAGG ATCCATGAACACGAGGAACATTTGAAGCGCATGAACGAAGACAGCCTGATGCATCCCCCAGAATTTGTGATTAAACCTCGCTCCCACACTGTGTGGGAGAAGCAGTGTGTGCGGCTGCATTGCACTGTCAGCGGCTGGCCAGACCCACGAGTCGTCTG GTACAAAAACAATGTGGCAATTGACCCACTTACCAACCCTGGCAAGTATAATCTTGAGAGCAGATACAACGTGCATTCACTGGAAATTAACAG ATGTGATTTTGATGATACAGCACAGTATCGCGTCTCTGCCATGAACTCCAAAGGGGAGCAGTCTGCATTTGCCTCCATCGTTGTTAAGA GGTTCAAAGGGGAAGTTGATGAATACCTGCCAAAACCCAGAC tTGGCCCAGTGTCTGAATATGGCATCACCTTCCAGACTCACATTGTTGATAAGTTTGGTGTGTCATTTGGAAGAGAGGGGGAGACAATGAGTCTGGGGTGTACGGTTGTCATCTACCCTGCCCTGCATCGCTACCAGCCAGAGGTCCAGTGGTACAGAGATG ATGTTCTTCTGTCTCCTTCTAAATGGCACCACATGCACTGGAGTGGAGACCGAGCCACGCTGACGTTCACACACCTCAACAAAGAGGATGAGGGACTCTACACCCTGCGGGTCACAACCAAGTCGGGTTATGAAACCTACTCAGCCTATGTCTTTGTCAGAG ATGCTGATGCTGAAGTTGAGGGAGCTCCTTCTGCTCCTCTGGACGTTCGCTGTCTCGATGCCAACAAAGATTACATCATTGTCACGTGGAAGCAGCCAGCTGTCGATGGTGGCAACTCCATTCTGGGCTACTTTGTGGACAG ATGTGAGGTTGGAACCACCCACTGGATCCAGTGCAACGACACACCTGTTAAGTTTGCGCGTTTCCCTGTCACTGGCTTGGTCGAGGGCCGTTCTTATTTCTTCCGTGTGCGTGCTGTCAACAAGATTGGCATGAGTCGCCCGTCCAGAGTGTCTGAACCAGTAGCTGCCATGGATCCAGCTGACCGCGCCCGAATGAGAG GTACTTCTGCTCCCTGGACCGGCCAAATCATTGTCACAGAGGAGGAGCCTGCAG AGGGTGTTGTTCCTGGCAGACCCCGGGAACTGCAGGTGACAGAGGCAACCAAGAACTATTTGGTGCTGAGCTGGAAGCCACCTGGGGAGAAAGGCCTTGAGGGTGTCATGTATTATGTGGAAAAG tgtgtctcTGGCACAGACAGCTGGCAGAGGGTGAACACAGAGATCCCAGTCAAGTCTCCTCGCTTTGCTCTGTTCGACCTCGCCGAGGGGAAATCCTACAGCTTCCGCGTCCGCTGCTGCAACTCTGCTGGTGTTGGTGAACCCTCTGAGCCGACCGAGCCCACCACAGTTGGAGACAAGCTTg ATATCCCATCTGCCCCAGGCAAAGTCATTCCCACGAGAAACACAGACACGTCAGTTGTTGTGTCCTGGGAAGCATCTCGAGATGCCAAAGAGTTGGTGGGATACTACATAGAGGGAAGAATTGTGAGCAGCAATGAGTGGGAGCCATGCAACAACAAGCCAGTAAATGCTACCAG GTTCACCTGCCACGGTCTGACAACAGGAGAGAAGTACGTGTTCAGGGTGAGAGCTGTCAACGCTGCAGGGCTCAGCCAGTTCTCCCAGGAGTCTGAGCCTGTGGAGGTGAAAGCTGCAATTG GGGGCGGCATCCCTCATGGTGTGTTGCCAGAGATGGGGCTGAGGGGTAATATGTGCCAACTAACCGAGCACAGGCCACGCTGGACGGGCACGCATGAAACTGTCCAGTCCCCCCCTGACACTATGCAAAAGTGCAATAAAAAAGCTCAGGCTGACACTGAAGCCAGGGAGGGGTGCAGGGCTGCTAGCTCAGGGCTCACAGTGCTCGACCCTGTGGAGAGGCAAAGCAGTGGGGTCAAAAGAGGCTTTGTGTCCTGGGCACCTGGCCTGGCCAAAGAACTGGTCTCAGAGTCTGTGTCAGATTCAGTTTTCAACTCACTTACCGACATAGTCACAGTTCAACATTTAGACCCAGTCACTGCTGAGATTCAGGATCAGGCTGCTGAGACAGCCGAAAAGTCTGAAGCTGGGCAGGCATGTAAGTTCTATGTAGATGCTTCTGCTAATCGGGACACAGAGAGGCCCAAGAGAGAATGGACAG CCGCCCCTACTCCACCCTATGGCATCACTGTCCTGGAGTGTGTGCGTGACGCCATGGTGCTGGCCTGGAAACAGCCAACCTTTATTGGAGGGGCTGACATTACCGGCTACTTTGTGGATTACCGTGAGGTGACCGATGGCGTGCCGGGGAAGTGGTACGAGGGCAACATTAGACCTGTCAGCGAGAGGGCGTATAGA gtgtCCGACCTGAAGGAGAACAGGAAGTACCAGTTCCAGGTGCGAGCGTCCAACATAGCAGGTGTTGGCCTCCCATCACTGCCCAGTGATACCTTCCTCTGTGAGGAGTGGACCATTGCTGTACCAG GACCTCCTCATGATCTGCAGCTAAGAGATGTGCGAAGTGACTCCGTGGTGTTGCTGTGGAAGCCACCCATTTACCAGGGACGCAATCCGGTTAACGGCTACTACGTTGACATCAAGGAAGCGGACTCACCTGAGGAGGCGTGGAGAGGGGTCAATAACAACGCAACGGAGAAGACGTTCATCAAG aTAAAGAATCTGAAAGAGGGGGAGACGTTTGTGTTCCGTGTGCGCGCTCAGAATAAagctggtgttggaaaaactTCAGACGTCACAGAGCCAGTTCAAGCTCTGACCAAACCAG gcacCAAGGAGATAGTTGtggatgttgatgatgatggtaTCATCTCCCTGAACTTTGAATGCTGCGACCTGACTCCTGACTCTAAATTTGTGTGGTCcaagaattatgaggaaatcaCAGACACTTCCCGCTTAACTACTGAGACCAAGGGAAACAA gtCAAAAGCTGTTTTCAACACACTAGGGGAGGAGGACATTGGCATTTATTCCTGTCTCGTCACTCACACTGACGGGGCTTCGTCTAGTTACAATCTCTCTGAGGAAG AGCTGAAAAAGCTGCTGGAGATCAGCCATGACCATAAATTCCCCA TTATTCCCCTGAAGTCGGAGTTGGCTGTGGAGCTGCTGGAAAAGGGCAGAGTTCGCTTTTGGCTGCAGGCCGAGAAAATTTCAGCTAACGGAAAAGTGGATTACGTGTTCAATGATAATGTTCTGTCTCAGGGGGAG AAATATAAGATGAACTTCGACAAGAACACCGGTGTTATTGAGATGATCATGGAGTCTTTGACCTCGGCTGATGAGGGCACCTTCACCTTCCAGCTGCAGGATGGGAAAGCTACAAACCAGTCCAGCTTGGTACTGATAGGAGACG tgttCAAGGGGCTGCAGAAGGAATCAGAGTTCCAGAGGAAAGAATATTTCAGAAAGCAAG GCCCTCACTTCATTGAGTATTTGGGTTATGAGGTGACACCAGAATGCTGCGTTTTGCTAAAATGCAAG GTTGGCAACATAAAGAAGGAGACCTCTGCACACTGGTACAAAGATGGACACGAGATCAAAGCAGACGAGCACCTGGGCTTCACAGAGGGGGTGCTAAAGCTGGAAATAGCTCAG ATTTCCAAGAAGGATTCTGGTGTGTATGAAGTTGTTCTGAAGGATGATAGAGGACAGGATACTTCCAAGTTGAATTTGAAAGACCAAG GTTTCAAAGATTTGATGAATGAAGTTTTCAATTTTATTG CCAATTCCTCCACTCCACTGAAGATCACAAGCACAGAAGAAGGCATCCGACTCTACACCTTCGTCAGCTACTACAATGATTTACTCCAAGTGACATGGCACTACAA GGATTCAGCCATTGCCTTCTCTGAACGTATAAAGAGCGGTGTGGTGGGGGAGCAGTTGTGGCTTCAGATCAAAGATCCCACAGAAAAAGACATGGGCAAATATGCCATTGAGTTCTACGATGGAAAGGGGGGTCTGAGGAGGTCGGTGGAGCTGGGTGGTCAAG CATTTGATGACGCCTTTGCAGAATTCCAGAGACTCAA agctgctgctgttgcagagAGAA ACCGTGCTCGAGTAGCTGGGGGGCTTCCTGATGTGGTCACCATCCAAGAGGGCAAG GCTCTCAATCTCACCTGCAACATTTCCGGCGACCCAATGCCAGAGGTCACCTGGTTGAAGAACGACAGGGAGATCACATCGGATGACCACTGCATCCTGAAGTTTGAGTCTGGCAAGTTTGCCAGCTTCACCATCACCGGTGTGAATACAGCAGACACCGGCAAGTACAGCATCCTGGTGAAGAACAAGTACGGCACAGAGAGCGGGGACTTCACC CTCGAGGTCACAGAGTGTACACCTGACTTGGGAGTGACTTCATATTGGACTGATGCAGAAGGAAATGTGGTGTATGGTCCAAACTCCCCAAGGGAAATGATGAAAACCGCAGTCACTGGAACAAAAAAGCAGAAGCGAAAGG AATCTCTAATTAAGAACCTTGGCATGAAAAGGGTTGAAGacgagaggaaggagaggaaaagTGAGGACTTAGCAGTGCAAAAAGATGAGGAGAAGgtttctgctgcagcagaacTGAGAGCTTCTGATCTGGAGCAAACTAAGGATGTAAAAGAAGAGATTGATCAGTCAAACGTCACTGAGCAGCCTGAACTACAAGCCGCGATTCCACCTGACACACAGCCAGAAAACATTGAGTAA